The window CCATTGATAAAAGAGGAATATTGATAAATATCAATAAAAGCGCAGAAAGAATCTTATTAATAAATAGCAAAGATGCTGTAGGAAAGCCTGTAAGTGAAGTATTGGAGTTCGGCACCAAAATTGTGGATATGCTGAAGTCCGGACGGAATTATCAAAACGATGAATTTATCGTGGGATATCATAAAAATGGAATTAAGCATAGTATAAAAAACTCTGTACATATAATACAAAGAAATGGAGAAGTAGGAGGAGTTATAGATGTAATAAATAAAATAAAAGGCGATAGGCACTCCATAGATAAAGATACCGGAGAAACAAGTAAGATTATGTTTGAAAATATTATCGGCAGAAGTATGGGAATTCAGGAAGCAAAGCGGCAAGCATATTTAGCTGCAGCCAGTCCTGTGAGTGTATTAATTACTGGGGAGACGGGCACGGGGAAAGAATTGTTTGCTCAGGCCATGCATAACGAGGGTTATAGGTCCGAAGGACCTTTTATTGCCATTAACTGCGGGGCCATACCAAGAGAGTTGATAGAAAGTGAGTTATTCGGCTATGAAGACGGAGCTTTCACCGGCGCGCGGAATGGAGGACGTCCGGGACATTTTGAGCTCGCTTCAGGGGGAACCATATTTCTGGATGAAATAGGTGAGATGCCGTTGGATATGCAGGTAAAGCTTTTGAGAGTTTTACAGCAGAAGGAAGTTATGCGCATAGGAGGAGTTAAGAGCATACCTATAGATGTAAAAGTAATTTCGGCAACTAATAAGGATTTGGTAAAAGAGATAAATAACGGTAGGTTCAGGCAGGATCTTTATTGGAGAATTAATGTGATAACAATAAATATTCCTCCCCTTATACAGAGAGAGGGGGATATAAAGCTTATAGCCGATTTCTTTATAGAAAAATATAACGAGAAATATCATAAGAGCTTTGTTTTAGATAAAAGTACACTTAAAGTACTGGCTGAATATAACTGGCCTGGGAATGTAAGAGAGATGGAAAATGCACTGTTAAGGGCTGTGACCTTTGCCCAGGGGAATGTTATCCTGCCGGAAAACCTTCCACAGAGTATTTTAGGGAAATCAGCGGGAATAAATAATAAACAGACTTTTTCATTGGCGGACAATGAAAAGTATATGATTGAAAAGTGCTTGCATGAAAGTGCCGGAAATATTTATAAGGCTGCCAAAGCATTGGGTATTTCCAGGAATACATTATATTGCAAACTTAAAAAATATAATATTGAATACATACGCCAGTAAGAACTGTTAGATATTCATACAGTATGTTAAGTTTCAGGACAGAAGACTTTGCACATATATACGTGCAAAGCCTTCTTTTTTGTTGGCATGGTAGTTGCTATATTATTGTGTGAATGCGCATTCGATTAACTAATATGAAGCGAGAGAATCTATACGAGCAGGGAGGTATAAAAATGGAAGATAAAAAGCAACGATTGACACCGGAATATTTACTCGGTACAAGTGAACAACAAAAATGGGCTGGCAACTATTTTTTCAATCCAAGAGGTATAGGATTCCTGGAACCGGGATGTGTACCATTAGATAATGCTGCCATGAGCGCATATAATGTGGCAAAATCTTCTTATCAAATCAGACCCGAGGTATTTAACATTGAATACATTTCACGGACACTGGGAATTGGCAAGGATGAGATTGTTAAACGATTGCACAGATTGTATGACGAGCATCTCATAATGTTTGTGATGAATCCTGCAACACAAGTTTACGGTTGGGGACTTTACTACTGGTTCGTAAAGTTGAAAGAAGGGGTAACTAAGGAGGCTAAGGCAAAGTTCTCTGATTGGTACCAGAATAAAGACGATATATGCACAGGCTATGAGATGAATGGAGACTTCGACTTTTTCAACGGGAACCATATGAGGGTTCTGGATAATTTGCTGTATGATGTCATAGGACCATGGAAGGATGAACCAGAGGTAGAATACGTGCATATATGTCCGATACGCAGAGACATCAGAGAATCTCATGTAAATATGTGGGATGCTCCAGGTGATAGCTATAGAGAGGTTTGCTGGGGAAAAGGCCAGATGGAAAAACTGGCAAAGATCCAGAATAAAATGGATTTGACCGATTTAAAGATTGTTGAAGTGTTAAATGCAAAAAAACCTGTTGAAAACCTGTTCGATTTCAGTGTTTTATCTGAAATTTCAGGCTTGGATCCCAAGGATATGTTAAATGGAATAAAGGATGTTATTGAGGTTAAACGCATACTGGTGCCTTTATTCTTCATCAATTTCATGAAGCTTGGGCTGACCAACCATATGTTTATAATACGCACATTCCAGAATATACCGTGCTATCGCAAAGCCCAAATTGCCGATGAACTTGCAGCTATGCCCGAATTCAACGCTGTATTTGAATTCTCGGATTCGTTCTATGATATGTCTGTATGGGCGTATAACGAAATTTCAGACATAAAGGCATTAAGGGATAAACTGAACGCTTATAGTGAGATTGAGGATATCAAGGAAGCAGATATAACAAAACAGTACAGGCGATGGGTCTGCCGGCTGGATGA of the Bacillota bacterium genome contains:
- a CDS encoding AsnC family transcriptional regulator gives rise to the protein MEDKKQRLTPEYLLGTSEQQKWAGNYFFNPRGIGFLEPGCVPLDNAAMSAYNVAKSSYQIRPEVFNIEYISRTLGIGKDEIVKRLHRLYDEHLIMFVMNPATQVYGWGLYYWFVKLKEGVTKEAKAKFSDWYQNKDDICTGYEMNGDFDFFNGNHMRVLDNLLYDVIGPWKDEPEVEYVHICPIRRDIRESHVNMWDAPGDSYREVCWGKGQMEKLAKIQNKMDLTDLKIVEVLNAKKPVENLFDFSVLSEISGLDPKDMLNGIKDVIEVKRILVPLFFINFMKLGLTNHMFIIRTFQNIPCYRKAQIADELAAMPEFNAVFEFSDSFYDMSVWAYNEISDIKALRDKLNAYSEIEDIKEADITKQYRRWVCRLDDENGFWEECVFTDDFLQDRTGKNAAKLCRFCQDRKEVK
- a CDS encoding sigma 54-interacting transcriptional regulator, which codes for MLANESTKDLCLRGEWQDFITSGKKPEHVNTYILDSWERSKEYGINPYDGRANIILAHNELINLLKKNDKLIRIVKSYTGKIYEIIQGLGYLIFFTDNEGNLIHIEGDKNVSEEFAEKICFKIGASWSEKSVGTTAVSMVLNLRSPVSFMSEEKFCIELKKRACSAVPIKDVNGDILGVLGIAANCPRANEEIFGMLIIAEMAIENHLRMINTAEEINLLGSYYKSILDSVSDGVITIDKRGILININKSAERILLINSKDAVGKPVSEVLEFGTKIVDMLKSGRNYQNDEFIVGYHKNGIKHSIKNSVHIIQRNGEVGGVIDVINKIKGDRHSIDKDTGETSKIMFENIIGRSMGIQEAKRQAYLAAASPVSVLITGETGTGKELFAQAMHNEGYRSEGPFIAINCGAIPRELIESELFGYEDGAFTGARNGGRPGHFELASGGTIFLDEIGEMPLDMQVKLLRVLQQKEVMRIGGVKSIPIDVKVISATNKDLVKEINNGRFRQDLYWRINVITINIPPLIQREGDIKLIADFFIEKYNEKYHKSFVLDKSTLKVLAEYNWPGNVREMENALLRAVTFAQGNVILPENLPQSILGKSAGINNKQTFSLADNEKYMIEKCLHESAGNIYKAAKALGISRNTLYCKLKKYNIEYIRQ